From one Rhodovulum sp. ES.010 genomic stretch:
- a CDS encoding alpha/beta fold hydrolase, whose product MKRTCPVFRPGVPGLIPDAWIVESDCGPAAPAVVAVHGITRGVKEMVSHLLPRARATGRALVVPHFDAAHWPRYQRAACRNRADWALLRLMAALRSEGRIDAGPFDLSGFSGGAQFAHRFAWLYPSMVERLCITAPGWWTFPHADMAWPEGIATAPRKSSHGFQMRANLRRLLDRRIVVCVGSDDVARDANLRQGASIDARQGANRVERARRWCAAAEARARDEGLTPAISLRLLQGCGHSFVDCVARGGLDRDFIRPLACCAGCQHALTCAGGKAPRTIERISA is encoded by the coding sequence ATGAAAAGGACCTGTCCCGTCTTCCGGCCGGGCGTGCCCGGCCTGATCCCGGACGCCTGGATCGTGGAGTCCGACTGCGGCCCGGCGGCCCCTGCCGTCGTCGCGGTGCACGGCATCACCCGCGGCGTTAAAGAAATGGTGTCGCATCTGCTTCCCCGCGCCCGTGCGACCGGCCGCGCGCTGGTGGTGCCCCATTTCGACGCGGCGCACTGGCCCCGTTACCAGCGCGCCGCCTGCCGAAACCGGGCCGACTGGGCGCTGCTTCGCCTGATGGCGGCCCTGCGCAGCGAAGGGCGGATCGATGCCGGGCCCTTCGACCTGTCGGGGTTTTCCGGCGGCGCGCAGTTCGCGCACCGCTTTGCCTGGCTCTACCCCTCCATGGTGGAGCGGCTCTGCATCACCGCGCCCGGCTGGTGGACCTTTCCCCATGCTGACATGGCCTGGCCGGAGGGCATCGCCACCGCGCCGCGGAAGAGCAGTCACGGCTTCCAGATGCGGGCGAACCTGCGGCGACTCCTCGATCGCCGGATCGTTGTCTGCGTCGGCAGCGACGATGTCGCGCGCGATGCAAACCTGCGCCAGGGCGCGTCGATCGATGCACGCCAGGGTGCGAACCGGGTGGAACGGGCCCGGCGCTGGTGCGCCGCGGCCGAGGCCCGCGCCCGTGACGAGGGCCTCACGCCCGCGATCTCGCTGCGGCTTCTCCAGGGTTGCGGACACAGCTTCGTCGATTGCGTCGCCCGCGGCGGGCTCGACCGCGATTTCATCCGGCCGCTCGCATGCTGCGCGGGCTGCCAGCACGCACTGACCTGCGCCGGCGGGAAGGCCCCGCGCACCATCGAAAGGATTTCCGCATGA